TGTTATGATATAACACTGACAGCGATTACGGCGAAGTTGAGCAACTTTTAATTAGGctgaaaatcattttataattagtaaaaCGAGACTTGTCGGTTGAATAAGTTGGTATTCTAAATTTGGAATGAGGAAAAtgtgttgatgttattttagattttatctaAACCAGTTATTGAACTGTAAATACTATTAGTTTTACTATTTTGGGATTAAACTGATTGTGATTACAtacacttgtttatttttaatgcattaattaagaaatacttttgaAGAAGTTGAAAGAAATTTCCTGTTTCacttactttataaatatgtagatcATTTAGAAAAATGATATTTACACGATGTCCAGGTGAACTTACATGCAGAAAATAGAAATTGGTTGCCATTACGAAAAGAAGTAAAAATAGCGAGTCGACATACAGCCTCAAGCGACGTGTCACAATTTAACGATACCGTAACGGGACCGACTTGCTCGTGGAGTTGTGGCCAAACATGTTTGTGTACGGCGATCGATTCGTGCCCAAACCATTCACAATCAATAATGTAAATAGGTATATCGATCTGAAATTGTGTTCAACCACAATTATTGCCAACGAAAGTGATGAAAGtacaaatatcttttttttatttgaatgaagcCAAAACTCAATTTCTTTCAGAGAAAGAAaagaataattctttttttttgtgtctctGTGGCAGAGCATGTGtctctttttttaagttaatggCATGCGCTCAATCGTACAGCTTTGATTACTTGTTATCAAATTAAACTGCttatatctttatatttatattctcttgtaaatattttggccGCTCTATCAAGATAAGACTATACGtataatttttttcttactacatttatagcttttaaacgtATTAATAAAGTTGCaaatcagtattttattatatacctgtgtgtattttttttgttaccactGACACAATTTAAATCGGTTATGTTTTTTGACGGCGTTTTGCGCGAATAACCGTTACTTTAAAGGCCTACCAAAAAGTTGTCGGTCGGCGTCTGGtacgtttattaaattaatttaaatttcttgtcGGCTACAattgtgtttaaattaaaatccgtATTTATTACTAGTAATACTGTCTACAACAATATTTAGGACCCAAGCAGATAGAATTAAACGACACCTAGTTAAATCGGCAATTTATCTgcttataaaaaaagtgttttaactTTTCTCTAGACGTGACGCCTATCTAGCAATTACGTTTCCATATGAAATCCATAATCGACGAACGAGAAAACTCAAACAAATTTCTCCGTATTGCATCGATAGTGTAAATAACAATGTACGCACTACAGGTAATCTAGTGCCTGCCCTTATGACCACCGGTTGTATTACTCGATGTATATTCACAATTTCTCACGCAGTCCGAGAACCTGCGTTGTATGTAACTTTCTAGTTCGTTGTATGAAAACAAACATTGGTACAGTGGACAGTAAGCTTACATATATTTGCTGATTCATAAAATACTTGAGAGAACTTCGATTTCTACTATTGGTCCGACAGATGATGACTTTGTTTGGACTTATTCGAAAAGTTTAGTAAGCCTATCGTATTTCGAAGCGTCAAATGTTTACGCATTAAAGATTAGAGAAAACCTAACCTACCTTAGAAGTATAAATGACTGCTTTAATTTACAATTCATCTCTAGCAGCCTGAAAGTGTTTCTAagagttattataaaaaatacttgctgCAGATATTGTCAGTTCTTAGGAACCTCGAAAGCCGAAAAGAGAATTCGCATTCGAAAATACTACAGTTTTTTAAGGTCAAGTGTACGTCACAGCGAATGGGCTTTTAGCATAGTAAACACGAAAACTACGTGTTCTGAATCTTGTGTATGGTAAAGTAGCACCGCGTTGACCGACTGAATTGGCACGGAAATCGAGATAAGTTTACAGAAGTCTCAATACTTTGTACACGTTTTGAATAGGCTAGAACAGTCGCAGTCGCTACTCACAATTATACTTTGTCCATAAATATGTGGGAAGTTTAAATGGTAGAAAACGGAAAAGTTCTGATGTCGACGTGACAGGCCCTAAACGTATATCATGATGATAATTTTAGATCACATTTAAATTGCTAATCCTACTTAACCTAACCGTGACATTCAGCGCGCTTGAGTTGTATTGAGTTCatcacaattaattaacttgCCCCAAGATCAACTTATGGAAGCAGCGAACGTGCGTGTAGAAAGCATCACCTCTTGAGGTCGGTGCGGACCTAGAATACAAACGCCGTGACAACCCTACCAAATACAAACAAAGCACGCTTCACTGACAGCGAAGGTTCTAGAGCATCATTTGAAATCGATCAGGTTATATGTATTGGTATGCACCACAGGTGGGGCTTCCACGTCTTTGGCAGACGGAAGTGATTCTCGGACCATTGTTTCCCGGATCCAATGAACTTTTTTTGGGTCGTCATGGGTGCGTTTGATATTACGTGCCGACGAGAATAACTTTAGAAATGTTTATGCTAATGTGTTGAATCAGCTGTCTCGTCTCGTTTGAAGTGAGACAAATGGCCTTAGAAAACACATAAGGGAAAATTTTCCGATTGAATGTTTCGGAAGTCTAAATAAAGTTCATTTCGATTCTGTATAAGGATACAGAATACATACTCATACAGAAGTTATGAGTACCAATAAATGTTAATTGGAGAGTGTGGATAGGTGCTAACGTCATCATGTCATAAGTTATTTATAGAAGAGGAAGTAACCAGGAAGTCGTCTAGCTATAATCTAAACAGCTGTTCCTCGTAAATACCTATTAGCAGTgcttatataaatatgtagtaatattatctgaagtttgataaatataatgaaGGATGGACTTTCTCTTAAAGCTATTGATAAACTATTGGCTTCTTAAGTATAACGAAATGATGAACCAagaattacatatttacatgtGTTAGGTAAGTTTCCCTTGCGGTCAGTTTAACGAGCGTTCCCTTTTCAACACATTTTCTATAGAGCTTGTTCACACTTACAAGGAAAGCGAAACACTGATTTCTAAGCACTAACATAGTACAACACTGTACCTTCATGTCACCTCCATGTCAAGTGATGCAGGTACAGAAAGTGAAAATCATTTCCGATAGAGATGTACACAAACCTGTTGAGCTAAGAGATTTCTAACTAATTGCATTTTACGATTTCGATATTATTCatcaagaaaataaatcaaataattaactaCAGCAATTAAACAACAAACGAGAACATAAATTATTGTTCTTAATTGAAAACGTTTGCATCGGTCATGCTTTCAAACAAATGTAATTTCTGCTCTTACGAGTATATTTAGTTTAACTCCTAGCACATTCGTGTGATGACGTCTTTAGTCTTTCAGTTTCATGTTTACCTGACTGGAAAGATTCTCCAAGAAAAAACTGATACAATTTTCTTCACATATTCGAGCGTCAATCAACGCTGCATTTGACACATTAATCCCCACTAAACGAAGAGGgaaaattaaatgatgcattCACATTATGGACTCGTTATTAAGTCAACATGCCTTGCATATTTATGAACTTTTTAATGGagcgtaaaaatattataaatatgcatACAACAGATTTATTATGATTGGTGTGTTTTTCAAGGAAAACACATTGTTTATCGAAGGACTTAAAAGGTATTCAAAGATCGTTGGCGTCGATCGCAAAAACCATGTTATTTATGAACGATCGGCGATAAATCTTTCGAACGATCGATTCAATTATAAGCGCATTCTTAAATTTACAATGACATAAGAACTAAAGTGTTTTCTCTTCGCATCTCTAAATCATTCTGTCACTAAGGTTTATGAAGTCACCTGTCATCTAGATTCTTTATCGATTGGTATCATTAGGAAAACAATGGTAATggaattttaaaacactttctCACTAACACAGATTccgcttaattataattaggtaaatGTCTAAATTTAGACTTCTATTATAATCTTTAGCGACTTAATTGTCTCTCAAACGGAAACGGAAAACTTTAGGTCATGGTATACTTTCTAAAAAATCACCTTATATTTCGGGGACACCGAGGGAAACATTGGGTACCGGCACTTCACCGAAACAAACCAACACTTACCGGTTTTTGTTTATCACTTGCGACTTCTTATCTCTTCTCAGTACGTgactttttaacattttcactaTTTAAGCTACTAGATTACGCATACGATAAGTCAAATATTACTTGAAGGTTTGTTAATCAAGATTGCATATTTGTATCGATGTTGCATTGTTCTGGGGTAATAAGTGGTTATAAAATAAGGGTGTTTGGTAGGACATGACAAGTTCAAGTGCATCGGTCACTCATGGAGGTGACTCcgaaaatgattttattgctGTTGGTAGCATTGGCCCAGGTAAGATTATTTTGTACTCTGCTTTAATCTGTATAGCACTCGGATATTTTTCTAGTATTCTCATGTGCAAATTGTGtactttaattgatttatttaatttatgtttcagCATGCTGCAAACGCGCAGTACTATACAGCGCAGTGCTCAGCACCGGCGCCTGCTCCGTACATATCGCAAGCCCCTCCTTGCTCCTGCTGCTCGGCTCCTCTAAACATCCCGGCGCCCCCGGCTAGTCCTGTCTACGTCACGTTACCCGCTCCCCCGCCGCTCTGCGTCCAGCCGCCTCCCTTGCCACCAATGATGATAGAACTCCCTGCTCCTGCGCCGATCACTGTCACACCCCCGCCTTCCCCTCCTTTAATGGTCAATCCTCCGCCTTTACCACCGATGACCATCACTCCTCCATCGATTCCTCCAATTTGTGTGACTCCTCCGCCGCCTCCCCCTATGTGTGTGACGCCACCTAATCCTCCGCCGATGTACGTGAACCCCCCCTTGCCGCCAATGATTCTTTTAGATCTACCACTGCCGCCTCCGATAGTGATTGAGTTGCCTCCTCCGCCACCAATTGTAGTGCAGCCACCAGCTTTAGGGCAGATTATGATCCAGCCTCCTCCTCTACCAGCTATGCCTGTACAGCCGCCTCCGCTTCCTCCCATGATGGTGCAGCCGCCGCCGAACCCGCCTATGATGATTGAGCTGCCGGCGTTGCCTCCGATAAGTGTGCAGCCGCCGTGCCCGCCTCCGATGTGCGTACAGCCGCCCCCGCCGGCTCCCATCAGCGTGCAGCCACCTCCCCTGCCCCCGGTCATGGTGCAGCCGCCGCTGCCTCCCTCGATGTGCATTCAGCCGCCACCTATGGAGCCATTCTGTGTGCAGCCCCCTCCCCCCACCCCTATCTGCTTCCAGTCGTCTGCGCCGTGCGGCTGCGGGTGCTCGGCATCACCCACTCCTATCTACTTGTGACGGTTCGGATAGTAGCTATTCGCTAACTTGTTATCACactattattaatgttatgtttCAATTGTTgttaactaaaaactaaaattagttttaatcgATGTACatgtaaacgaaaataaataactatttccagtattttttttttgttttctttttatagttaataataaatagcaaGACATACTTCGACTTAGGATGTTGAAGGAGATAAACATTGCCAAACTATTTCTAATACTGTACCTAGATATTCAAGAAATTGATTCAATTAATGATCGTTTGTGACGTTTAATTATATCAATGTGAAATTCAAACCTGTAAGTTGGCAAGACTCGGCAAGAGAAGCAAACGATGCTTTCCGTGCGGCAGTTtcgaataaagtattttaatggtcgataaatatttgcttttaacgCACCCAGGTGTCCAACTGCCACAAATATTCAGGTACCTGTTCCAGTTCGTATTATGGACTGTTATATCTACTGTCGAAACAGAAAATGCCTTATTGGAATGCCGtccaatcaaaaatatatttgctaaggaatattaataattgcCTAAAACCTCTATAAACAATTGAAGATCAGTAGAAATAGTACATGAAAGAGTTGTTTGTCTAACTTAGGGATCATGTAGACGATGCCATACATTGCTGTCAATCGTATATTACATTAGATATCCGAGCAATGTATTGAAACTTACATGGTATTTCTCACATCGTCTAAATGGTCCCTTAAATCTAACAATTAAATTGACCTGTTCTGATAATACGGTAGCACATGTTACATTTTGCTGCTTTACTTACCATGTGTTGTTCGCTATTTGTTCTGTTGTCTGACTAGTTATTTGTTCCCCAGCATGGCGGGCTCCGGGGGCCTCTCGGAGTGGTCGGAGGGCGCGTCGGTGTGGTTCCAGCCGCCCGGCGCCAGCGCCCCGCTGCCCGGAGAGCTGGTCGAGGTGCACAGGGCCGCCAGGGTGCTGCTCGTCTCCGCCGTGCTTAATGGCCAGGTAATTTAGAGCAAGAAGAATacgaaaaactattttttttcagttaagcTACAAAGTAGGCAGCAGTGCTTTAGTGCTTTGAATGTGGAGAACAAACGACACAACGAACTCAGCTGATAATCAGATCATCTGATTTTCAGCTGAGTTCTGAATGAAGAATATAAGGATTTCTATGAGTATTCGAGCTTCTCAAGATAATGTGAAAGCATTTTAAGGTTTATAGAATATGCTGACTCTGACTAAATAGTTTCTAAAGGAATTCTTCAAATTCATAGTTTTGTCTCACTTCAGCAAAAaggtttcttattttttttattggaaccttttttttagtttcgctttgaaaaaaagacaaatgCATCTGTAATTGTTGTTTATAAACCCTGGCATTATACAGTACTACCATGGCACATACAATACGTCAAACTAGTTTCGTCACGCCGGCCGACGCAGTACGCATACATACAGTCACGTACAAATGCATCGCGGTGTCAAAACGTGAGGCGACGCAATGTTGCCAGCAAACAGTAAAGGCTAAGTTATGCAGCTATTTTAGGAATTCGCTGACTTTGTATAGAAACTGTTAGTAAAATCACGCTATAAGAAGCAAGGAAATAACCAAAAAGTCAAGGTTGTATCAGGTAGATATCAAATCTAGACGTActttcttgattttttatttatgcaggGACTATAAAACGTTGTTAGTATTTTTCTAGTGCCAAGATATAATGATAACTAGATCCGAAAAGGTAAAATAGCTCCgttcttttttgtataaacataTCCCATGTGTGTACATAGTACAAGCCCAAAACGACGCatatgtacttattatttttctactcGATGATATTCTAATCACGCTAAGTGCAGCTTAACCGACCAAGGTCGATGCGGTCATGCGACCTTAATGCATCTCGCGCCAACACCGGCCAATCAGAACGGATGTCTTTACTAACAAACCATTATTCGACAATACAAAAGCGAATAATCGCAACAAAGACAGACGGGGAACATTGTTCTGCTGTGATTGGCGAGAAAAGGCATTCGGCTGATCGCAAGGCCGCTGGTGGAATGTCGATAGAGAGTTGACTCAACACACCGCAGCTTCTTAATAATTTATGCTCGCCTGGTACTTAGATTGagttttattgacataaaaaacGTTTCTAATTATGGCTCACGAATAGTTTTATTGACTAGTTTGGGACCTCCGCATATGTTGTCTGTCTTTAAAGAGAACAAGAATTAATGTCCTCATAACTAACcggttttagttttttcttctaTAACTGTTAATTTTTCTGACCTGCGTCACCTGTATTCACTAAACACATTAGATCGTTTTGATAACTGTCCAGTATGTTATTAAGTCGTTTCATGACTCAATAAGGAATGTATCagttcttaattataataagcatGACTAATCCTTCATTGTACATGTCCACGAGACCTCGGCGTCAATTATTAACGCCTAATTTtctaaactaaacaattacaACTTCCCGGGGTGAAGCAACCGCAGGAACTGGTTCAGGTTGTAGGTAATTATTACCTATTGGGTAATCTAATTCGCATTAGTCTtgacatttttatctttatttc
This is a stretch of genomic DNA from Trichoplusia ni isolate ovarian cell line Hi5 chromosome 6, tn1, whole genome shotgun sequence. It encodes these proteins:
- the LOC113494731 gene encoding extensin-like, producing the protein MEVTPKMILLLLVALAQHAANAQYYTAQCSAPAPAPYISQAPPCSCCSAPLNIPAPPASPVYVTLPAPPPLCVQPPPLPPMMIELPAPAPITVTPPPSPPLMVNPPPLPPMTITPPSIPPICVTPPPPPPMCVTPPNPPPMYVNPPLPPMILLDLPLPPPIVIELPPPPPIVVQPPALGQIMIQPPPLPAMPVQPPPLPPMMVQPPPNPPMMIELPALPPISVQPPCPPPMCVQPPPPAPISVQPPPLPPVMVQPPLPPSMCIQPPPMEPFCVQPPPPTPICFQSSAPCGCGCSASPTPIYL